The Dehalococcoidales bacterium genomic sequence CAGCGATTGAGAACGTGAATTTACGTTTTTCGGCAAAAAAGATAAACAGATTACCGATTAGTTTAGCCCGTTTGGCCTCGCCGCTTTTAACATATAACAGCGCCGGTTTTTCTTCTTTTTTAAGCTCCAACCACATTAAGAGCGTCGGAGCGGCCAGTCCCATAATAAGATATGCGGCAAAGATTGAAAAAGAGCCGACAATTGCCAAGTTAGCCACAGATTCAATGCTTGAAACCCCGTTTGCGGCAAAGGCAATAATAAGGGCAAGCGCCGCAAACAGCAAGGCACTGCCGACTCTGCGCGTTGAATTCCTAAGCGCCTGTTCTGGCGGGTAGCCTTTAATTTTTTCTTCCCGGTAGCGATAAATCGCATGAATCGCAAAACTAATCCCCAAAACCATTATAAGGACAGGGGCAGCCATATCAACCGTAATTGAATTTTTAATTCCGATTAAGTTGGAAAAACCGGTAAACCAAATCAGAACGGCAAGAAGCCCGCCGCCGCACACAAGTGTAATCGGAAGCGAACGGAAGAAGATATACGCAATTAACATCATAATAAGAATAATTATCGGCGGGATAACAATATTAATATAGTTAAGCGCATCAATTTCCGGTTGTACCGCGGTATCTGTTCCCCAAACGTTAATTATTTCTTCCTGAGAGCGCATTAGTTCCAAAATATCAGCGGTAAAATATTCCAAAGCTGTTATACCCGAATAGCTTTGGCCGTTTGCCGAGATATATCCGTTTGTAAGTTTTTCTTTATCGGCATAAACGGTAACAATCAGCGCCGGCGATTGCCATAATTGAACGCCGTCAGTATTGGTTTGGTAAGAAGCCTTAAGCGATAATTCTTGGCTGAAATCGGTATTATCGTAATCGACAAAAATATAAAAAATGGCCTCTTTTACCTGAAAGTCGCTAGCGGTAAGCAAGTCCGTTTTGTTCTCGCTGTTTCGGATAAGATAATCGTTAACGGCATCCGCCAGAGAATAGATTCCCATTGTGGATTTACTATCGTTAAAGCGGTAAAAAAGGGTTGATAAACTGCTCTTTTTTAGTTCGTTTTCTATTTCTAAAACAGTATAAAGTTTGCTTTGAGTCAGGATATCGCCTCTGGTTACTTCCAAAATAAAAGAAGCCGCATAGATATCCCCGGGAAAAGTTTCGTTAATTTCTTCGTTTAATAAAATAAAGCTGTTATCGGGCGGGAAAATAGCGGCATTTTCTTTTGGCTGCATCACAAAAGCAGGCACTAAAAACATTACGGTAACGATTGCAATAAACAACAAAAAATTGCGCGGGTGGGTTTTAAGTAAATCGCCCAGCCAGTGATATATTGTTCTGCCGTAATTTGCGTATTTGCTCATAATGATATAACCGTAAATCTAATATAAGACAGGAAACAAAAGTTGTTTTTAAAACCGGAAAACCTCGCTAGATTATATATGATAGAAGGGAAGTAGTAAAACGGTATCTGCGAAGATAATCGGATAATGGGCGGGTTCACGTTTTTGAAAAGGTTTATGCTATAATTAAAAACCAAAAATGAACACAGATAAATTGTTACTTTCGGGAAACGAAGCAATCGCCCTCGGCGCATATCATGCAGGGTTGAAGGTTGCGGCTGCCTATCCGGGAACCCCCAGCACCGAGATATTGGAAAACTTATCCAAGTTTAAAGATATCTATGCCGAATGGTCGGTTAACGAAAAGGTAGCGATGGAGGTGGGAGTCGGCGCTTCTTATGCCGGCGCTCGCACTTTGGTTGCAATGAAACACGTCGGGCTTAACGTTGCCGCCGACCCGTTTATGGCGGTGGCGATAACCGGTATTAACGGCGGGCTTGTTATTATCTCTGCCGACGACCCCGGCGCAATGAGCTCGCAAAATGAGCAAGATAACCGTCATTTCGCAAGGCTTGCCAAAATTCCGATGCTTGAGCCTTCAAACAGTCAAGAAGCATACGAAATGGTTAAGGCCGCCTTTGATATCAGTGAAATGTTTGATACCCCGGTGTTATTACGCACAACAACACGGATTTCACACTCCAAAACTTTGGTGGA encodes the following:
- a CDS encoding MMPL family transporter — its product is MSKYANYGRTIYHWLGDLLKTHPRNFLLFIAIVTVMFLVPAFVMQPKENAAIFPPDNSFILLNEEINETFPGDIYAASFILEVTRGDILTQSKLYTVLEIENELKKSSLSTLFYRFNDSKSTMGIYSLADAVNDYLIRNSENKTDLLTASDFQVKEAIFYIFVDYDNTDFSQELSLKASYQTNTDGVQLWQSPALIVTVYADKEKLTNGYISANGQSYSGITALEYFTADILELMRSQEEIINVWGTDTAVQPEIDALNYINIVIPPIIILIMMLIAYIFFRSLPITLVCGGGLLAVLIWFTGFSNLIGIKNSITVDMAAPVLIMVLGISFAIHAIYRYREEKIKGYPPEQALRNSTRRVGSALLFAALALIIAFAANGVSSIESVANLAIVGSFSIFAAYLIMGLAAPTLLMWLELKKEEKPALLYVKSGEAKRAKLIGNLFIFFAEKRKFTFSIAALVMILGIIGWFNLEAKFDRQDFLLPTSDFVIGQNKAIEHLYGSSTENVYFYFKGDFNGPESLQAIQNLVNELENNKYIKPASNSISVVNAPLLTAVKEVVESEYAKQAIEIEYGVTITDNDSNGLPDNASQLSATYKYLLKKNYLLTENDLNYKPADTAKFFVYNESKNEYSALITVAVNDINNQSAITESANLFNKSLERTAAGTTGISDYGFTGNPYIFNAQYDELKASMLNSLLIALVCGALLLLVTLKSWRYLLITLIPVFPVVSAVYGAIYLLGYEINLITASIAAVTVGIVIGYNAYFIERFREEFLRLGDLKKALLNTAAGTGKTLIGSYFAMAVGFVVLVSAAIPLFAAFGVIGILIAVFSLLATITIIPGLVYVFAADNHQEKTQPDVLD